In one Helicoverpa zea isolate HzStark_Cry1AcR chromosome 5, ilHelZeax1.1, whole genome shotgun sequence genomic region, the following are encoded:
- the LOC124630357 gene encoding histone H2A, sperm-like isoform X1, translating into MCECNLNSSRISKKKESPSRLRAKPKSRSRRAGITLPVGRIHRILKNGNYAPRIGGGAAVYMAAVLDYLASELLELSANAADDNKRSRISPRHILLAVRNDDELNKMLAGVTISEGGVMPHINRHLLPKKTQMKGHQNTNTSSQEY; encoded by the exons ATGTGTGAGTGCAATTTGAACTCCTCACGGATTAGTAAAAAAA AAGAAAGTCCCTCTAGACTTAGAGCAAAGCCCAAATCTCGCAGTCGTCGAGCAGGAATAACCTTACCTGTTGGCAGGATCCACAGGATTCTCAAAAATGGCAACTATGCTCCACGTATCGGCGGAGGCGCAGCGGTGTACATGGCTGCAGTGCTTGACTACCTAGCATCCGAGTTATTAGAGTTGTCTGCCAATGCAGCTGACGACAATAAGAGATCCAG AATCTCACCTCGCCACATTCTTCTGGCTGTCCGCAATGATGATGAACTGAACAAAATGTTAGCAGGAGTAACTATCTCAGAGGGTGGAGTTATGCCACACATCAATCGACACCTATTGCCAAAGAAGACTCAAATGAAAGGTCATCAGAACACAAATACCTCATCACAAGAATATTAA
- the LOC124630357 gene encoding histone H2A, sperm-like isoform X2 — translation MPIKEIEESPSRLRAKPKSRSRRAGITLPVGRIHRILKNGNYAPRIGGGAAVYMAAVLDYLASELLELSANAADDNKRSRISPRHILLAVRNDDELNKMLAGVTISEGGVMPHINRHLLPKKTQMKGHQNTNTSSQEY, via the exons ATGCCTATTAAAGAAATTG AAGAAAGTCCCTCTAGACTTAGAGCAAAGCCCAAATCTCGCAGTCGTCGAGCAGGAATAACCTTACCTGTTGGCAGGATCCACAGGATTCTCAAAAATGGCAACTATGCTCCACGTATCGGCGGAGGCGCAGCGGTGTACATGGCTGCAGTGCTTGACTACCTAGCATCCGAGTTATTAGAGTTGTCTGCCAATGCAGCTGACGACAATAAGAGATCCAG AATCTCACCTCGCCACATTCTTCTGGCTGTCCGCAATGATGATGAACTGAACAAAATGTTAGCAGGAGTAACTATCTCAGAGGGTGGAGTTATGCCACACATCAATCGACACCTATTGCCAAAGAAGACTCAAATGAAAGGTCATCAGAACACAAATACCTCATCACAAGAATATTAA